The following are encoded in a window of Haloprofundus salilacus genomic DNA:
- a CDS encoding universal stress protein yields the protein MEQHVLVPVDVSSSSESAFEYVLEEIPSQKITLLHILNPVTIFSYPTAEGFDYGKAEKNEQERREYVEQIFERYRNKDEAGNRRIETVIEAGAPAEKILEYAERNGVDHIVMGSRGRSGLEATLLGSVARGVLKRSAVPVTIVP from the coding sequence ATGGAGCAGCATGTTCTCGTTCCGGTAGACGTGTCGTCCAGTTCTGAGAGCGCCTTTGAATATGTCTTAGAAGAGATTCCAAGCCAGAAGATAACCCTCCTGCACATACTTAATCCAGTCACCATTTTCAGCTATCCGACTGCTGAGGGATTTGATTATGGTAAAGCTGAGAAAAATGAGCAGGAGAGACGTGAATATGTTGAACAGATTTTTGAAAGATACCGTAATAAGGATGAAGCAGGCAATCGGAGAATCGAAACCGTCATTGAGGCAGGAGCTCCCGCAGAAAAAATCCTTGAGTACGCTGAACGCAATGGTGTAGATCACATTGTAATGGGTAGTCGTGGCCGATCTGGTCTTGAAGCAACACTACTTGGAAGTGTGGCTAGAGGCGTCCTGAAACGATCAGCCGTTCCCGTGACAATCGTCCCCTAG